A genome region from Triticum aestivum cultivar Chinese Spring chromosome 2B, IWGSC CS RefSeq v2.1, whole genome shotgun sequence includes the following:
- the LOC123046164 gene encoding uncharacterized protein, giving the protein MAYYSDHHAYASNTTNSTESIQDLISNISHRLDDLARQREVVFYDRPSSYDPFSRGHPYVAPTCHICGFQGHTPAECQRGYSYPPDCFGMSFAQEHSSYQNNYSHGWPENPNMSYRSNNLQISPFVSSNHMQGFRYNEESHSYAPQQCYSPPTHIPQHQETCPMELNGPPFGQPSPSTQVPTQDEFDDIDKLTLLSLEFTWSAEDDPIRKVILEEMKKIKSGNELVEEVKKIEKNINAGSTISSQLELSNSGIPLDTCEVPIPSHPAEQDSKCLEHEIPQIEDELEDKEQDGQELQFPSDQVEDSSSTTPEEVQEVVVDEDEEPEIHCPIIIHEYDVSGLPNPFDDMSPYDLFASTLHYMMPSLKIDLKNHLLGYDDTYTVGGIALICDDHNYFPHASLELNDKCHPRVSINHADFCHPKHVLYSYAYIIGYSIDDLEGIDRITCSCLCESYLRLLLLHCLLHADQVRGDIPWDPGGVRAWR; this is encoded by the coding sequence ATGGCTTACTATTCAGATCATCATGCTTATGCGAGCAACACTACAAACAGCACGGAAAGTATTCAAGACCTGATAAGTAATATTTCCCATCGATTAGATGATTTAGCTCGGCAGCGAGAAGTAGTTTTTTATGATAGGCCTAGCTCTTATGATCCTTTTTCTAGAGGCCATCCTTATGTTGCTCCTACCTGCCATATTTGTGGATTTCAGGGCCATACGCCCGCTGAATGTCAGCGTGGTTACTCTTACCCTCCAGATTGTTTTGGCATGAGCTTCGCTCAAGAGCATagctcataccaaaacaattacTCACATGGGTGGCCTGAAAACCCGAATATGTCATATAGGAGCAACAACCTTCAGATCTCACCATTTGTTTCTAGTAATCATATGCAGGGATTTAGGTACAATGAGGAGAGCCACAGCTATGCACCACAACAATGCTATTCACCTCCTACTCATATACCTCAACACCAGGAGACATGTCCAATGGAGTTAAATGGTCCTCCATTTGGTCAACCATCACCTTCAACACAAGTGCCTACTCAAGATGAGTTCGATGACATAGACAAGCTCACACTTTTGAGTCTCGAGTTCACTTGGAGTGCCGAGGATGACCCTATTAGGAAGGTTATActagaggaaatgaagaagatcaagagtgGGAATGAGCTAGTGGAAGAAGTAAAGAAGATTGAGAAGAACATCAACGCTGGCAGTACTATTTCTTCACAGCTTGAGCTGAGTAATTCTGGGATTCCCCTTGATACATGTGAGGTTCCAATACCGTCACATCCAGCTGAGCAAGATAGCAAGTGCCTTGAGCATGAGATACCTCAGATTGAAGATGAACTAGAAGACAAGGAACAAGATGGTCAAGAGCTGCAATTCCCAAGTGATCAAGTTGAAGACTCATCATCTACTACTCCTGAAGAAGTACAAGAAGTTGttgtagatgaagatgaagaacctgagATTCATTGTCCTATTATCATACATGAGTATGATGTGTCAGGTTTACCCAATCCTTTTGATGACATGAGTCCTTATGATTTATTTGCTTCTACCTTGCATTACATGATGCCATCACTTaagattgatttgaaaaatcattTACTTGGGTATGATGATACATATACTGTTGGTGGCATTGCTCTCATTTGTGATGATCACAATTACTTTCCTCATGCTAGTCTTGAGCTTAATGATAAATGTCATCCTCGTGTGAGTATTAACCATGCTGATTTCTGCCATCCTAAACATGTGCTTTATAGTTATGCTTATATAATTGGATATTCCATTGATGACTTGGAGGGCATCGACCGTATCACTTGTAGTTGTTTGTGTGAGTCTTATTTAAGGCTTTTGCTACTGCACTGTTTACTACATGCTGACCAGGTTCGTGGTGACATTCCTTGGGATCCTGGTGGAGTCAGAGCATGGCGATGA